The Spirochaeta isovalerica genome includes a window with the following:
- a CDS encoding D-2-hydroxyacid dehydrogenase: MKIVVLDGYTLNPGDLSWEGFENLGEFTCYDRTEEKDIVSRIGDAELVITNKTPVSAETIAACPNIKYIGVLATGYNVVDVEAAAARHIPVTNIPTYGTTAVAQFAFALLLNICHHVQDHSNAVFQGRWTAAPDFCFWDFPLMELAGKTMGIIGYGRIGQATGKIAQAFGMKVLAYDDYRNADLECETMAYASLDDLLEQSDVISLHCPLFESTKGIINKGNIAKMKDGVIIINTSRGPLIVEEDLAEALNSGKVRAAGLDVVSTEPIREDNVLLKAKNCLITPHIAWAPLESRSRLMNIAVDNLKSFLDGAVVNRVN, translated from the coding sequence ATGAAAATAGTAGTTCTTGACGGATACACCCTCAATCCGGGAGATCTCTCCTGGGAGGGTTTTGAAAATCTCGGTGAGTTCACCTGTTATGACAGAACCGAAGAGAAGGATATAGTCAGCCGGATCGGGGATGCAGAGCTGGTCATTACCAATAAGACCCCTGTTTCGGCAGAGACCATTGCCGCCTGTCCCAACATTAAGTATATCGGTGTTCTGGCAACGGGTTACAATGTTGTCGATGTGGAAGCTGCTGCGGCCCGACATATCCCTGTAACCAATATTCCCACTTACGGAACTACAGCGGTGGCTCAGTTCGCCTTTGCGTTGTTACTTAATATCTGCCATCACGTTCAGGACCACAGCAATGCGGTTTTCCAGGGGCGCTGGACGGCGGCTCCCGACTTCTGCTTCTGGGATTTTCCCCTGATGGAACTGGCCGGCAAGACCATGGGGATTATCGGTTACGGGCGGATCGGCCAGGCAACGGGAAAAATCGCTCAGGCTTTCGGAATGAAAGTCCTGGCTTATGATGATTACCGGAATGCCGATCTGGAGTGTGAAACCATGGCTTATGCTTCGCTTGATGATCTGCTGGAGCAGTCCGATGTCATTTCCCTCCACTGTCCGCTTTTCGAGTCGACAAAAGGGATTATCAATAAGGGCAATATCGCAAAGATGAAGGACGGGGTGATCATTATCAACACATCCCGCGGGCCGCTGATCGTGGAAGAGGATCTGGCGGAAGCTCTGAACTCGGGTAAGGTGAGAGCGGCGGGTCTCGATGTGGTTTCTACAGAACCGATCCGGGAAGACAATGTTCTGCTTAAGGCAAAGAACTGTCTGATAACGCCACATATCGCCTGGGCTCCTCTCGAGTCGCGGTCGAGGCTTATGAATATCGCTGTTGATAATCTGAAATCCTTTCTGGACGGGGCGGTTGTGAACAGGGTTAATTGA
- a CDS encoding ABC transporter permease, producing MNKMLAFLKRDWQSMLSYRFRFILQLIGILLTVLFLFFVGKTFSGGFSIQLERYGNDYFAFAILGMALSTFVSTGLYSFSSQIRNAQVQGTLEALLITPNSVYTILIGNSLWSFLKSFFESFFLIGVSILILKLSVDPGQVALLFISLVLTFGAFISVGLVSASFTLVFKQGNPINAFFGASSYFLGGLLFPVEVMPKGIQWISKLLPLTHSSKIVREILLVSPQDRQILTSLLFLFLFTALVGPLSLYIFHHALKRAKKDGSLVQY from the coding sequence ATGAATAAAATGCTGGCTTTTCTGAAACGGGACTGGCAGTCCATGCTGAGTTACCGATTCCGTTTCATTCTTCAGTTAATCGGTATCCTGCTAACTGTTCTCTTTCTCTTTTTCGTTGGAAAAACATTCAGCGGCGGTTTCTCCATCCAGCTCGAACGTTACGGGAACGACTACTTCGCCTTTGCCATTCTGGGCATGGCACTCAGCACATTCGTTTCCACCGGGCTTTACTCCTTCTCTTCTCAAATCCGCAATGCCCAGGTTCAGGGGACTCTGGAAGCGCTTCTGATAACACCGAATTCAGTTTATACGATTCTCATCGGGAACTCTCTCTGGTCATTCCTCAAATCCTTCTTTGAAAGCTTTTTTCTCATAGGTGTGAGCATCCTCATTCTCAAGCTATCGGTCGACCCGGGACAGGTTGCTCTTCTGTTCATATCGCTGGTCCTCACTTTCGGAGCTTTCATAAGCGTCGGCCTCGTTTCCGCTTCTTTCACCCTGGTTTTCAAGCAGGGGAATCCCATAAATGCTTTTTTCGGGGCCTCCAGTTATTTTCTCGGAGGACTGCTTTTCCCCGTAGAGGTCATGCCTAAAGGCATACAATGGATATCCAAGCTGCTTCCCCTGACCCATTCGAGTAAAATCGTCAGAGAGATTCTTCTCGTTAGTCCGCAGGACAGACAGATATTAACATCTCTGCTCTTTCTGTTCCTGTTTACAGCTCTCGTCGGACCTCTCTCTCTGTATATTTTTCACCATGCCCTGAAAAGGGCCAAAAAGGACGGCAGCCTCGTCCAGTACTGA
- a CDS encoding gamma-glutamyltransferase family protein — protein sequence MNLKEQSLQYPHSSRRYVTVGKNGMVATSQNLAAQAGLDILRMGGNAVDAAIATAACLTVVEPTSNGIGGDNFAIVWMNGKMHGLNSSGRSPLALSIEELEKAGLKEMPRFGWYPVTVPGVPGGWAELNRKFGRLSLAETLKPAVKYAEEGFPLSPHVSANWQRAYGIYKEHLKDPQFASWFQTFAPGGKAPEPGDLFTMKDHGATLREIGETGAESFYRGDLADKIVRFSSETGGFLNSGDLAAHKPQWVRPLSVPYKGYDVWELPPNGQGLVALMALSMLGNDNPSSMAETERLHLQIEAIKLAFADGRQFITDPDTMKISTDALLSEQYSRERRKLIGNKALEPEPGTPPRGGTVYLATADGEGNMVSFIQSNYMGFGSGLVVQGTGISLQNRGHSFSLDRRHPNCLEPGKKPYHTIIPGFLTKEGKAVGPFGVMGGFMQPQGHLQVIMNTVDYHMNPQSALDAPRWQWMEGKKVLVEPDVPSETVRALERKGHEISYSHNAALFGRGQIIWRDSGGVLWGGTEGRADSAVLTF from the coding sequence ATGAATTTAAAAGAACAATCGCTCCAATATCCCCATTCTTCCCGCCGCTATGTAACAGTGGGGAAAAACGGAATGGTAGCCACTTCGCAGAACCTGGCCGCTCAGGCAGGACTGGACATTCTCAGGATGGGAGGCAATGCCGTCGATGCGGCGATCGCCACCGCGGCCTGCCTGACCGTCGTTGAACCGACCTCAAACGGCATAGGGGGTGACAATTTCGCCATTGTCTGGATGAACGGAAAAATGCACGGACTGAATTCCAGCGGCCGTTCCCCCCTGGCGCTGTCCATCGAAGAACTGGAAAAGGCGGGACTAAAGGAAATGCCCCGCTTCGGATGGTATCCCGTAACAGTCCCCGGAGTCCCCGGAGGCTGGGCGGAACTGAACAGAAAGTTTGGACGCTTATCTCTGGCGGAAACTCTGAAACCGGCGGTGAAATATGCCGAAGAGGGATTTCCCCTGTCCCCCCATGTCAGTGCCAACTGGCAACGGGCTTATGGAATATACAAGGAGCACCTGAAAGATCCGCAATTCGCTTCCTGGTTTCAAACCTTCGCCCCCGGAGGCAAAGCGCCGGAACCTGGTGATCTTTTTACTATGAAAGACCACGGTGCCACTCTCCGGGAAATCGGAGAAACCGGAGCGGAGTCATTTTACAGAGGGGACCTGGCGGATAAAATAGTCCGGTTTTCCTCGGAGACCGGAGGATTTCTTAACAGCGGGGACCTGGCCGCCCATAAGCCGCAGTGGGTCAGACCGCTTTCCGTACCGTACAAGGGATACGATGTCTGGGAATTACCTCCCAACGGTCAGGGTCTCGTCGCGCTGATGGCACTCAGCATGCTTGGCAATGACAATCCATCATCGATGGCGGAAACGGAAAGACTCCATCTCCAGATCGAAGCCATAAAGCTGGCCTTCGCCGATGGACGGCAATTTATTACCGATCCGGATACAATGAAAATCTCAACAGACGCTCTCCTGTCGGAACAGTATTCCAGAGAGCGGCGAAAACTGATCGGGAATAAGGCTTTAGAGCCTGAACCGGGAACTCCCCCCCGGGGAGGAACAGTTTATCTGGCCACAGCCGACGGAGAGGGGAACATGGTTTCCTTTATCCAGAGCAATTATATGGGCTTCGGTTCGGGTCTCGTCGTACAGGGCACAGGCATCAGCCTGCAAAACCGCGGTCACAGTTTCTCTCTTGACCGCAGGCATCCCAATTGCCTGGAACCGGGAAAAAAACCTTACCACACTATCATTCCGGGTTTTCTTACAAAAGAAGGCAAAGCCGTGGGTCCTTTCGGTGTTATGGGCGGTTTTATGCAGCCTCAGGGACATCTTCAGGTTATCATGAATACGGTGGATTATCATATGAATCCCCAGAGCGCTCTCGATGCTCCCCGATGGCAGTGGATGGAAGGAAAAAAGGTACTGGTTGAACCGGATGTGCCGTCCGAAACGGTTCGGGCACTGGAGAGAAAAGGCCATGAGATTTCCTACAGCCACAACGCGGCTCTTTTCGGAAGGGGCCAGATTATATGGCGGGATTCCGGGGGAGTGCTGTGGGGAGGAACAGAAGGACGAGCCGACAGCGCAGTTTTGACTTTTTAA
- a CDS encoding ABC transporter ATP-binding protein: protein MAAKEHTSFIRIKGIEKEYPVPNLNPFRKGERQKALKGLDLTIPRGSVCCVLGPNGAGKTTLIKILAGLILPDKGSIEIPEKDFRGVGLVTPNDRSFYWRLTGRQNLDFFASLYGISDRDETINSVLKEVNLYEDADKPFRQYSAGMKQKLNIARALLSDPDLYLLDEPANHLDPIAREDFRNFVREILLDKRGATVFLCTHDLDEAAELADRIALLHKGRIVAEGDPQILRNRVQQENHFRVRHESLPSSWQKSQKEKIEIINDWEFRLKSGIEEISSLMEDFIRSGGRLIELKKEEPGLMDILKHFLEGPDE, encoded by the coding sequence ATGGCGGCAAAAGAACATACCTCATTTATAAGAATAAAAGGTATTGAAAAAGAATATCCCGTTCCCAATCTCAATCCCTTTCGCAAAGGGGAGCGGCAGAAAGCTCTGAAAGGACTTGATCTGACAATTCCCCGCGGCTCGGTGTGTTGTGTTCTCGGTCCCAACGGAGCGGGAAAAACCACGTTGATAAAAATCCTCGCCGGCCTGATACTCCCGGATAAGGGATCAATAGAAATACCGGAAAAGGATTTCAGGGGAGTCGGCCTGGTGACCCCCAACGACCGATCCTTTTACTGGCGCCTGACAGGCAGGCAGAATCTCGATTTTTTTGCCTCGCTCTACGGCATATCCGATAGAGATGAAACGATAAATTCGGTATTGAAAGAAGTGAATCTTTACGAAGACGCCGATAAACCCTTCCGCCAGTATTCCGCGGGCATGAAGCAGAAACTGAACATTGCCAGAGCGCTCCTGTCCGACCCGGATTTATATCTGCTCGATGAACCGGCCAATCATCTTGATCCCATTGCCCGGGAAGATTTCCGCAATTTCGTCAGAGAGATTCTCCTGGACAAAAGGGGAGCGACCGTTTTTCTCTGCACGCACGATCTCGATGAAGCGGCGGAACTGGCCGACAGGATAGCTCTGCTTCACAAGGGACGTATTGTCGCGGAAGGCGACCCGCAAATCCTCAGGAACCGGGTGCAGCAGGAAAATCATTTCAGAGTGCGGCACGAAAGCCTTCCCTCTTCATGGCAGAAATCACAGAAAGAGAAAATCGAAATTATCAATGACTGGGAATTCCGGCTGAAGTCGGGGATAGAGGAAATTTCCAGCCTGATGGAAGACTTTATCCGGAGCGGCGGCCGCCTGATCGAACTGAAAAAGGAAGAACCGGGACTGATGGATATTCTGAAGCACTTTCTGGAGGGTCCTGATGAATAA